The Helianthus annuus cultivar XRQ/B chromosome 16, HanXRQr2.0-SUNRISE, whole genome shotgun sequence genome includes a window with the following:
- the LOC110916503 gene encoding uncharacterized protein LOC110916503: MSASKKGILVYSHAMSGWVFVIITCQCNSTGLAFSLAGKQSEWRYISCNPPILDLHFFKGKIYTIHTMSQLYEFRLNPVPTFIPQKMKNFSLLHVRYRNFISSGEKLYVMTKVNNDFDTLEVDFDEMRWVNSEKTIAEYKLFVSDLKCDAAIRPDPWAHPWTQYGRINHADYGNQSKEKGKCLTTYMWYFPHDCLIDNNADTVNGALLNILDE, from the exons ATGTCAGCAAGCAAAAAGGGTATTCTTGTCTATTCACATGCAATGTCTGGGTGGGTGTTTGTGATAATCACCTGTCAATGTAATTCCACTGGCTTAGCTTTCTCTTTAGCTGGTAAACAATCCGAATGGAGATATATCTCTTGCAATCCCCCTATCCTTGATCTACACTTTTTCAAGGGAAAAATATATACGATACACACCATGAGTCAGTTATATGAATTCAGGCTTAATCCAGTTCCTACCTTTATCCCACAAAAAATGAAGAATTTCTCGCTGTTACACGTCAGATATAGGAACTTTATAAGTTCAGGTGAAAAACTTTATGTGATGACTAAAGTAAATAATGATTTTGATACTCTTGAAGTTGATTTTGATGAAATGAGATGGGTGAATTCGGAAAAGACAATAGCAGAATATAAACTTTTTGTAAGTGACTTGAAGTGTGATGCTGCTATTAGGCCCGATCCATGGGCCCACCCTTGGACACAGTACGGGAGGATTAATCACGCTGATTATGGCAATCAAAGTAAGGAGAAGGGCAAATGTTTGACTACATACATGTGGTACTTCCCCCATGATTGCTTGATTGATAACAACGCTG ATACGGTGAATGGTGCTTTGCTGAATATTCTTGACGAGTAG